The Euwallacea similis isolate ESF13 chromosome 35, ESF131.1, whole genome shotgun sequence genome has a segment encoding these proteins:
- the LOC136418550 gene encoding integral membrane protein 2C isoform X2 has translation MTILTKPFSEKKDKLVVPLVHDDALNVEASAPSGDVESQNIHRRIIILPGHARRVSSSTILCLLIVALAVVSVGIIGGKILYNEYLSVTRRMHEPYERSEGWVRIPMNGNMDNEGWKRILSGKFFQENFEIDAANKYEKIDVPDFKNGRNGRFIHDFNTNYTGIIDVTGGRCFVMPLNRGNVLPPSSLFDLVHKMWDGYYKVDTKVVRETMRVVTPPVTDTTDIGQYIATECQAMPIYRLEKYVGGISKRSANPDSEVKFGQFAGKGIWELDIVNLDDVLDYEKQYSGGHASQ, from the exons ATGACGATTCTCACGAAGccattttccgaaaaaaaggACAAATTAGTGGTGCCCCTAGTGCACGATGACGCATTAAATGTGGAG GCATCTGCCCCATCAGGAGATGTAGAGTCTCAAAACATCCATCGCCGGATTATCATTCTTCCAGGCCATGCCAGAAGAGTTTCATCCTCTACAATCCTCTGCCTGTTGATTGTTGCATTGGCAGTGGTCAGTGTAGGCATAATTGGGGGCAAAATCCTTTACAATGAATATCTCAGTGTCACCAGAAGGATGCATGAACCTTATGAGAGATCTGAAGGTTGGGTGAGAATCCCCAT GAATGGTAATATGGATAATGAAGGCTGGAAGAGAATCTTAAGCGGAAAATTCttccaagaaaattttgaaatcgaCGCCGCCAACAAATACGAAAAAATCGATGTCCCAGATTTCAAGAACGGCCGCAATGGCAGGTTCATTCATGACTTCAATACAAATTATACTGGAATTATCGACGTTACTG GAGGCAGGTGCTTCGTAATGCCTCTTAATAGGGGCAATGTACTACCGCCCAGCTCCCTCTTTGATTTGGTTCACAAAATGTGGGACGGCTACTACAAGGTTGACACTAAAGTGGTGCGAGAAACCATGAGGGTTGTCACTCCACCTGTTACTGACACCACTGATATTGGACAATATATCGCCACCGAATGTCAAGCTATGCCAATATATCGATTGGAGAAATATGTTGGTGGAA tttccAAACGGTCTGCTAATCCAGACTCTGAGGTGAAATTTGGCCAATTTGCCGGTAAAGGCATTTGGGAGCTCGATATCGTCAATTTAGATGACGTGCTTGACTATGAAAAGCAATACAGTGGCGGTCACGCTTCTCAATAA
- the LOC136418550 gene encoding integral membrane protein 2C isoform X1 yields the protein MTILTKPFSEKKDKLVVPLVHDDALNVEASAPSGDVESQNIHRRIIILPGHARRVSSSTILCLLIVALAVVSVGIIGGKILYNEYLSVTRRMHEPYERSEGWVRIPIADLDDNDYDSTEDDEVSMKMISDDNLKKWNGNMDNEGWKRILSGKFFQENFEIDAANKYEKIDVPDFKNGRNGRFIHDFNTNYTGIIDVTGGRCFVMPLNRGNVLPPSSLFDLVHKMWDGYYKVDTKVVRETMRVVTPPVTDTTDIGQYIATECQAMPIYRLEKYVGGISKRSANPDSEVKFGQFAGKGIWELDIVNLDDVLDYEKQYSGGHASQ from the exons ATGACGATTCTCACGAAGccattttccgaaaaaaaggACAAATTAGTGGTGCCCCTAGTGCACGATGACGCATTAAATGTGGAG GCATCTGCCCCATCAGGAGATGTAGAGTCTCAAAACATCCATCGCCGGATTATCATTCTTCCAGGCCATGCCAGAAGAGTTTCATCCTCTACAATCCTCTGCCTGTTGATTGTTGCATTGGCAGTGGTCAGTGTAGGCATAATTGGGGGCAAAATCCTTTACAATGAATATCTCAGTGTCACCAGAAGGATGCATGAACCTTATGAGAGATCTGAAGGTTGGGTGAGAATCCCCAT tGCTGATTTGGATGACAATGATTATGATTCTACTGAGGATGATGAAGTGTCGATGAAAATGATAAGTGATGATAATTTAAAGAAGTG GAATGGTAATATGGATAATGAAGGCTGGAAGAGAATCTTAAGCGGAAAATTCttccaagaaaattttgaaatcgaCGCCGCCAACAAATACGAAAAAATCGATGTCCCAGATTTCAAGAACGGCCGCAATGGCAGGTTCATTCATGACTTCAATACAAATTATACTGGAATTATCGACGTTACTG GAGGCAGGTGCTTCGTAATGCCTCTTAATAGGGGCAATGTACTACCGCCCAGCTCCCTCTTTGATTTGGTTCACAAAATGTGGGACGGCTACTACAAGGTTGACACTAAAGTGGTGCGAGAAACCATGAGGGTTGTCACTCCACCTGTTACTGACACCACTGATATTGGACAATATATCGCCACCGAATGTCAAGCTATGCCAATATATCGATTGGAGAAATATGTTGGTGGAA tttccAAACGGTCTGCTAATCCAGACTCTGAGGTGAAATTTGGCCAATTTGCCGGTAAAGGCATTTGGGAGCTCGATATCGTCAATTTAGATGACGTGCTTGACTATGAAAAGCAATACAGTGGCGGTCACGCTTCTCAATAA